The genomic DNA GACGAGGCCGACGCTCGGGAAGCCCGGCGCGCCGCAGCCGAGGACGAACGCGTCGCCGACGGCGTCCCGGACGGTTTCGAGCCCCCGCCGATACGCCTCCGCCCGCGTCACGTCGGCGTGGCGGTCGCCGGGCAGCGCCGCGGCGTAGAGGAAGTCGAGTTTGAGGTACTCGAAGCCCCACTCCCCGACGACGGTCTCGAACGTCTCGGCGAGCCAGGCGGCGACCTCGGGATGCGTGACGTCCAGGGCGTACATCGGCCCGTGGCGCGCGCCGGCGTCGACCGGGTCGCCGCCCTCGGTGACGAGCCACTCCGGGTGCTCGTCGGCGAGGCGGGAGTCGGCCTGGACGTAGAACGGCGCGAGCCAGAGGCCGGGGTCGTAGCCCGCGGCCTCGACGTCGGCGCGCAGTTCGGCCATCGAATCGAAGCCCGCCGCGAGCGTGCGCCAGTCGCCGAACGCCGTCTCGTAGCCGTCGTCGATCTGCACGAGGTCGACATCGACGCCCCAGTCGTCGAGGTCGGCCGCGTTCTCGCGCACGTCGTCGGCGGTGACGTCCGTGAAGTAGTGGTACCACGAGCACCACCCGGTCGGCACCGACTCGGGGACGCGCGCGTCCATCCGGTCGCCGACCGCGTCGGCGAGGTCGGTCAAGGCGTCCGAGACCGGCCGGCCGGCGTCGATTCGGAGCGTCGCGCTCTCGCGGCGGTCGCCCGGGGCGAGTTCGACGCCGTCGAGCGGGCAGACCGCGGTGAGCGACGTCCCGTTTCGTTCCGAATCGGCCCGCAGGTCGAACCGCGTCAGGTAGGCGTCGTGCTCCAGGAAGCCGAGCGCGAGCCGGCCGGGGTCGCCCGAGAGCGCCGTGACGGCGTGACTCGTCGTCGCGTCGCGCGGCGCGGCGAGGTCGACCATCTGGGGCCGGTCAGCCGGCTTCTCCTCGGGGAAGGACTCGTCGAGGCGCAGCGTCGCGGTCGGCGTCCACGACTGATAGCCGTGGACGAACGCCCGGTCTGTCGGTCCGAACGGCGTCGCCCCGTCGAGGACGTCTATCGCCTGGAGTCGAATCGGCTCCGTCGAGCGGTTCTCGACCGCGACGGTGACGTCGACGGCGCCGTGGTCGCTGTCGTCGAGTCCGGCGTCGACAGCCGAGAGCGACACGTCGACGTCGAGAGCGGCAGACGCGCTCTCCGCCCCCGCTGCGTCGGCGAGTCGAACGCCGACGGTTCCGGAGGCGAGCGGTTCGTCCGCGTCACCCGCGGTGGCGGCTTCGACCGTGAGCCGTCCCGTTTCGTCGTCGTACGCGACGACCGTCGGGTCGGTGGCGACTCGCGTCACCTGCCGTCCTCCCGATCGTCGCTCGCGTCTGGGTCAGCCTCTCGCCGCGCCCGGTAGTCCGGGAGCGTCCCGTCCTGCATCACGGCCGAGCGGCCGCCGTCGACGAGGAGGTTCGCGCCCGTGACGAACCCGGCCTCGTCGCTCGCGAGGAAGGCGACCGCCGCGGCGACGTCTGCGGGTTCCCCGAGTCGTCCGACCGGATGGATCGACTCGATCTCGCGGCGCTCCTCGTCGCTCATCTCCGAGAGCGTGCGCTCGATGGCGACCCAGCCGGGGTTGACGGTGTTGACGCGGATGTCGGGTCCGAGATCCAGCGCCATCGCCCGCGTCATTCCGTCGATCCCCGATTTGACCGCGTTGTACGGGAACATCTCCGGCATCGTCAGGAAGGCGTGATTCGAGGAGGTGTTGACGATCGCCCCCTCGTCCATCCGCGCGGCGGCCTCCTTCGCGCAGAGCCAGAAGGCCCGGAAGTCCGTCTCGACGACGAACTCCCAGTCCTCCATCGTCGCCTCCGCGACGCCGGTGTTCGTCTCGACCCCGGCGTTGTTCACGAGGACGTCGAGGCCGCCGTAGGTCTCGACGGTCGCCTCGAAGAGCGCGGCGATGTCGTCCGGTTCTCGCATGTCCGCGCGGACGAAGACGGCCTCGCCGCCCTCGGCCTCGATGTCGGCGACGGTCGCCTCGCCGGCCTCGCGGGTCCGGCCGGTGACGACGACGCGCGCGCCCTCCCGGGCGAGGCGCTTCGCGACGCCCGCACCGATGCCGCGCGTCGAGCCGGTGACCACGGCCACTCTGTCGGTGAATCGGTCCGCCACCGCGATCACCACTCCGCGACGCTGCCGTCCTCGTGCCGCCAGACGGGGTTGTGCCAGTCGACCTCGTCTGTGACCTCGCGGACGCGCCGCTCGTCGATGTCGATTCCCAGTCCGGGGTCGGTCGGCAGTTCGACGTAGCCGTCGCGGTACTCGAAGACCGAGGGGTCCGCGAGGTAGTCGAGCACGTCGCTCCCCTCGTTGTAGTGGATGTCGAGGCTCTGCTCCTGGATGAGCACGTTCGGCGAGCAGGCGTCGACCTGCACGCACGAGGCCAGAGCGATCGGCCCGAGCGGGCAGTGGGGAGCCATCGCGACGTCGTAGGCCTCCGCCATCCCGACGATCTTCTTCACCTCGGTGATGCCGCCGGCGTGAGAGAGGTCCGGTTGGATGACGTCGACCGCGCCGTCCTCGAAGATCTCCTTGAAGTCCCACCGGGAGTACATCCGCTCGCCCGTCGCGATCGGCGTCGTGGTGTGTTCCGCCAGTTCCGGGAGGCAGTCGTTGTGCTCGGGGAGGACGGGCTCTTCGATGAACATCGGGTCGTACGGCTCCAGCGCCTTCGCGAGGCGTTTGGCCATCGACTTCGAGACGCGGCCGTGGAAGTCGACGCCGATGTCGACCTCCGGGCCCACGGTCTCTCTGACCGTCGCGATCCGCTCGCGCGCGTCGTCGATCGCCCCGGGGTTGTCGATCCGCCGGAGTTCGGCCGTCGCGTTCATCTTCAGGGCGCTGAACCCCTCGTCGACCTTCTCCTGGGCGGCCTGGGCGACCCCCTCGGGGCGGTCGCCGCCGACCCACTGGTACACGCGCACGCGGTTCCGCGCGCGGCCGCCGAGCAGTTCGTAGATCGGCGCGCCGAACTGCTTGCCCTTGAGGTCCCACAGCGCCTGATCGATGCCGGCGATGGCGGACATCAGGACCGGCCCGCCGCGGTAGAACCCGCCGCGGTACATCGTCTGCCAGTGGTCCTCGATCGGCGTCGGGTCCTCGCCGAGGAGGTAGGTGTCGAGCAGTTCCTCGACGGCCGTCTCGACCGTCCGGGCGCGGCCCTCGACGACGGGTTCGCCCCAGCCGACGCGGCCGTCGCTCGTCTCGATCCGGAGGAACAGCCACCGCGGCGGGACCTGATAGAGGTCGTAGTCGACGATCCGCATCACTCGACCACCTCCTCGATCTGGTCACCGTCGGCGTCCGATCCCGAGTCCGATCGGGATTTCGCGCCCTCGCGGTTCGGGATGGCGTCGTCGCGGTCCGGAACGTCGCCCTCGCGTTTCGTCTTCAGCGACTCGCCCGTGTCGGGGTCGAAGAGGTACAGCGCCGACTCCGGGAAGGAGAACGACACCGTCTCGTCGGTTCCGGGCCGCTTCGTCGGGTCGATGCGGGCCGTTACCTCTCGGCCGCCGAGCGTGGCGTACAGGAAGTTCTCGTTGCCCATCGGTTCGAGGACGTTCGCCGTCATCTCGATCCCGTCGTCGACGAGCGTGATGTCCTCGGGGCGGATCCCGACGCGCACGGTGTCGAGGCCCTCGACGGGGGAGGCGTCCGAGAGGTGGTAGGTGAACGCGCCGGGGCCGTCGAGCCGCGCGCCGTCGACCGTCGCGTCGAAGACGTTGATACTCGGCGAGCCGATGAAGTCGGCGACGAACTCGTTGACCGGCGTGCGGTAGACCTCCTCGGCGCTGCCGACCTGCTGGAGCGTGCCCTCGTTCATCACGGCGATCCTGTCGCCCATCGCCATCGCCTCCGTCTGGTCGTGCGTCACGTACACGGTAGTCACGTCGAGGTCGTGTTGCAGCGTCTGCAGTTCCGTCCGCATCTGCGATCGGAGCTTCGCGTCGAGGTTCGAGAGCGGTTCGTCCATCAGGAACACCTCGGGGTCGCGGACGATCGCGCGCCCGAGCGCGACCCGCTGCTGCTGGCCGCCGGAGAGCTCCTTCGGCTTCTGGTCAAGCAGGTCCTCGATGCCGAGCATCTCGGCGACATCTTCTACCTGTCGGTCGATCTCGGCCGCCGTCTGCTGCGTCGAGAGCTTCAGGCCGAAGCCGATGTTCTTCCGCACGTTCATGTGCGGGTAGAGCGCGTAGTTCTGGAAGACCATCGCCACGTCGCGGTCGCGGGCGCGGCGGTCCGTCACGTCGCGGTCGCCGAACGTGATCGTGCCGCTCGTGACGTCCTCCAACCCGGCGATGCAGCGCAGCGTGGTCGTCTTCCCGCAGCCGGAGGGGCCGACCAGAACGAGGAACTCGCCGTCTTCGATCTCCAGGTCGACGTCTTCGACCGCGACGACCGTCCCCTCGCCGTCTCCGAACTCCTTTCGTACCGTATCGAGTGTGATTCCTGACATAGTTTACTCCTTGACAGAGCCCGCGAGAATCCCGCTGACGAACTGCTTCTGCAAGAACAGGAACAGCACGAAGATCGGGATGATCGAGAGCGTTGCGGCGACCATGATCTGGTCGTAGTAGACGCGCTGTGCACCGACGAGCTGGTTGATCGCGACGGGGATCGTGTACTTGCCCTGATCGAGGATGACAAGCGGGAACAAAAAGAGGTTCCACTGGAAGAGAAAGAGGATGATCGAAAGCGCCGCCAGCGACGACTTCATCGTCGGCAGCGCGATCTTGTAGTACAGCTGGAACTCCGTCGCGCCGTCCATCCGCGCGGACTCCAAGAGCGCGTCCGGGATCGACCGCATGTTCTGTCGCATCAGGAAGATCCCGAGCGGGTTCGCCAGCCACGGGAGGATGATCGCCCAGTAGCTGTTCGTCAGCCCGATCTGGCTCATCAGGAGGAACAGCGGGATGACCAGCAGCTGGATCGGCAGGATCAGCGTCGCGAGGATGGCGTAGAAGATGGGTTTCTTGAACCGGAACTCGTACTTCGCGAAGGCGAAGCCGGCCATCGAGCACAGAAGCAGCGACAGGATAGTGTAGACGCCGGCGACGAAGATGCTGCTCTCGATCGCGCCCATATTCCAGAGGTTCCAGAAGTCGTAGGCAATGTAGATGGGACCGAGTTCGATGTACTGCGTCATCTCGCCGACGTGTCCGACGAACTGGACGTTGTCGCGGGCCCGCAGCGCCTGGAAGTTGCCGAGGAAGCTGTCGCCAGGGATCAGCGTCGGGTCGGTCGAGGAGAGGAACTCCGACTCCTTCAGCGTCGAGGCGACGAAGATCCAGTAGAGGGGGACGAGCGTCACCACGGCGCCGAGCAGGATGAACCCGTAGGTGAGGAACTGCCAGACGGCCTCGCGGCGGGTCTCCTCACGCATCGCTCTCACCTCCGACGTTGAGCTGGATCGCCGAGAAGACGCTCACGATGCCGATGAGGACGTACGTGAGCGCGCTGGCGTACCCGAGTCGGAAGTCGATGAACGCCGTCTGGTAGATGTACTGGACGATGGTGATCGTCGAGTCCAGCGGCGCGCCGCCGCCGTTGATGATGACGGGCTCGCTGAACAGCTTGAACGTCCCGATCGTCGAGGTGACGAACACGAAGAGCAGCACGGGGCGGAGCTGCGGGACCGTGACGTACCGGAACTTCTCGATCCGGTTCGCGCCGTCGATCTCGGCGGCCTCGTAGAGCTGCTGGGGGATGTTCTGGAGCCCCGCGAGCAGGATGATCATGTTGTAGCCCGTCCACCGCCAGGTCACCGCCCCGACGATGGTCATCCGCGACCAGAAGGAACTGGTCAGCCAGGGGATCGCGGGCAGTCCCAGCGAGGTCAACACGTAGTTGATCAGCCCGGCGTCCTGCATCATCAGGAGGAACACCGTCGAGTAGGCGACGAGGTTCGCCGAGACTGGAAGCGCGAGCACCGTGCGGAAGACGCCGCGCAGTTTCACGAACGACGCGTCGAGCGCGACGGCGAAGAGCAGAGCGAGCGCCACCATCAGCGGCACCTGCACGACGAGGATGAACGTCGTGTTGAACATCGCCTGGTGGAACAGCGTGTCGGTGAACATCCGCGTGTAGTTCTGGAGCCCCACGAAGCTGAGGTCCGCGATGCTCGTCAGCCGGTAGCTGAAGAAGCCGGTGTCGATCCACAGCAGCGTCTCGTCGCCGACCCCCTCGAACCTGAAGAACGAGAGGTAGAACGTGTAGACGATCGGGAACGCGAGGAAGAGGCCGAAGAGGAGAAACGCCGGCAGTAAGAACACGTAGCCGACGACGCCCTCGCCGGGCGTCGGCATCCGCTCGCCGACCGACTGTCGCGCGAACCGCAGGCGATCGCGTACCGACGGGTTCGATCCCGAAAGCGAATCTCGAGTGGCCATCGATCGTCCTCAGGCGAGGTCGCGATCGGTCCGGTCGGCCACCTGCTGTGCGGCCGCGTCGACGGCCTCCTTGGGCGTCTTGTCGCCGGCCATCATGTCGCGGAAGTGCGAGTTGATGGCCTGCGTGACCTCCGGCGTGTCGATCGTGTACCGGTACGGCGCGATCTCGGGCGCGATCTCCGCGTAGATGCGGCCCGCCTCCTGCCCGCCCAGGAACTCGTTCGGTTGGTCGAAGGCCTCGGACTCGTAGGTCGTCTCCAGCGCCGGGAACAGGCCGTACTCGCGGTACATCGTGAGCTGACTCTCCTCGCGGCCGAGGGCGTACTTCATGAAGTCCCACGCGCGCTTCGCCTTCTCGTCGGAGATCTGTGCCGGGATCGTCAGGTTCGAGCCGCCCCAGTTGGTCGCTCGCGATCCCCCGGATTCGACCGCCGGGG from Halobellus limi includes the following:
- a CDS encoding SDR family NAD(P)-dependent oxidoreductase, whose protein sequence is MAVADRFTDRVAVVTGSTRGIGAGVAKRLAREGARVVVTGRTREAGEATVADIEAEGGEAVFVRADMREPDDIAALFEATVETYGGLDVLVNNAGVETNTGVAEATMEDWEFVVETDFRAFWLCAKEAAARMDEGAIVNTSSNHAFLTMPEMFPYNAVKSGIDGMTRAMALDLGPDIRVNTVNPGWVAIERTLSEMSDEERREIESIHPVGRLGEPADVAAAVAFLASDEAGFVTGANLLVDGGRSAVMQDGTLPDYRARREADPDASDDREDGR
- a CDS encoding carbohydrate ABC transporter permease translates to MATRDSLSGSNPSVRDRLRFARQSVGERMPTPGEGVVGYVFLLPAFLLFGLFLAFPIVYTFYLSFFRFEGVGDETLLWIDTGFFSYRLTSIADLSFVGLQNYTRMFTDTLFHQAMFNTTFILVVQVPLMVALALLFAVALDASFVKLRGVFRTVLALPVSANLVAYSTVFLLMMQDAGLINYVLTSLGLPAIPWLTSSFWSRMTIVGAVTWRWTGYNMIILLAGLQNIPQQLYEAAEIDGANRIEKFRYVTVPQLRPVLLFVFVTSTIGTFKLFSEPVIINGGGAPLDSTITIVQYIYQTAFIDFRLGYASALTYVLIGIVSVFSAIQLNVGGESDA
- a CDS encoding ABC transporter ATP-binding protein, giving the protein MSGITLDTVRKEFGDGEGTVVAVEDVDLEIEDGEFLVLVGPSGCGKTTTLRCIAGLEDVTSGTITFGDRDVTDRRARDRDVAMVFQNYALYPHMNVRKNIGFGLKLSTQQTAAEIDRQVEDVAEMLGIEDLLDQKPKELSGGQQQRVALGRAIVRDPEVFLMDEPLSNLDAKLRSQMRTELQTLQHDLDVTTVYVTHDQTEAMAMGDRIAVMNEGTLQQVGSAEEVYRTPVNEFVADFIGSPSINVFDATVDGARLDGPGAFTYHLSDASPVEGLDTVRVGIRPEDITLVDDGIEMTANVLEPMGNENFLYATLGGREVTARIDPTKRPGTDETVSFSFPESALYLFDPDTGESLKTKREGDVPDRDDAIPNREGAKSRSDSGSDADGDQIEEVVE
- the dgoD gene encoding galactonate dehydratase, which translates into the protein MRIVDYDLYQVPPRWLFLRIETSDGRVGWGEPVVEGRARTVETAVEELLDTYLLGEDPTPIEDHWQTMYRGGFYRGGPVLMSAIAGIDQALWDLKGKQFGAPIYELLGGRARNRVRVYQWVGGDRPEGVAQAAQEKVDEGFSALKMNATAELRRIDNPGAIDDARERIATVRETVGPEVDIGVDFHGRVSKSMAKRLAKALEPYDPMFIEEPVLPEHNDCLPELAEHTTTPIATGERMYSRWDFKEIFEDGAVDVIQPDLSHAGGITEVKKIVGMAEAYDVAMAPHCPLGPIALASCVQVDACSPNVLIQEQSLDIHYNEGSDVLDYLADPSVFEYRDGYVELPTDPGLGIDIDERRVREVTDEVDWHNPVWRHEDGSVAEW
- a CDS encoding carbohydrate ABC transporter permease, producing the protein MREETRREAVWQFLTYGFILLGAVVTLVPLYWIFVASTLKESEFLSSTDPTLIPGDSFLGNFQALRARDNVQFVGHVGEMTQYIELGPIYIAYDFWNLWNMGAIESSIFVAGVYTILSLLLCSMAGFAFAKYEFRFKKPIFYAILATLILPIQLLVIPLFLLMSQIGLTNSYWAIILPWLANPLGIFLMRQNMRSIPDALLESARMDGATEFQLYYKIALPTMKSSLAALSIILFLFQWNLFLFPLVILDQGKYTIPVAINQLVGAQRVYYDQIMVAATLSIIPIFVLFLFLQKQFVSGILAGSVKE
- a CDS encoding glycoside hydrolase family 36 protein, whose amino-acid sequence is MTRVATDPTVVAYDDETGRLTVEAATAGDADEPLASGTVGVRLADAAGAESASAALDVDVSLSAVDAGLDDSDHGAVDVTVAVENRSTEPIRLQAIDVLDGATPFGPTDRAFVHGYQSWTPTATLRLDESFPEEKPADRPQMVDLAAPRDATTSHAVTALSGDPGRLALGFLEHDAYLTRFDLRADSERNGTSLTAVCPLDGVELAPGDRRESATLRIDAGRPVSDALTDLADAVGDRMDARVPESVPTGWCSWYHYFTDVTADDVRENAADLDDWGVDVDLVQIDDGYETAFGDWRTLAAGFDSMAELRADVEAAGYDPGLWLAPFYVQADSRLADEHPEWLVTEGGDPVDAGARHGPMYALDVTHPEVAAWLAETFETVVGEWGFEYLKLDFLYAAALPGDRHADVTRAEAYRRGLETVRDAVGDAFVLGCGAPGFPSVGLVDAMRVGPDTAPYWRRQGDSASQPAHENAVRNVLNRQFCHRRLWVNDPDCQLVRWTTELTAAERESFAALVALTGGSNFLSDAVSEIDEAGRRLFERTLPPVEDGRVDDFGARELPERVVCERDADGAVAVAAFNWSDESRRVRVDPAEYVDIDAGGDGLAWEAFAPADDARRLHAGPVEREIDPHGCLLVHCAPSTSDPRPVLVGAEHLANAAAQVTAVDWTDGTLSVSVDADEPTTLFASAPGTWRTDETCGDAALVELTAAPGPNEFEFPR